Proteins found in one Seonamhaeicola sp. S2-3 genomic segment:
- a CDS encoding peptidylprolyl isomerase — translation MRYVLFFSLCMLLLNCEDKKTKKKNIEKLTETETVKNKIAKDSINKPEREFPKLNTKNAMEFFLNYNEIHKEDKVRIFTDFGNIDILLFKETRFHRSNFIFLTKQKYFDGTQFYRVVPNFIIQGGNGDDKLTPKKRAYIGKYLLPPDTKRGFKHHRGVVSMPSSEIKNPHKLASPYEFFIVQQKGGAYHLDGDYTVFGKVIKGMDVVDKIAAVDTDDGEWPMKNVYIRKVEIIE, via the coding sequence ATGCGCTACGTATTGTTTTTTAGCCTTTGTATGCTTTTACTTAATTGTGAAGATAAAAAAACTAAAAAGAAAAACATTGAAAAACTAACTGAAACAGAAACCGTAAAAAACAAAATTGCAAAAGATTCTATAAATAAGCCAGAACGTGAGTTCCCCAAGCTTAACACTAAAAATGCAATGGAGTTTTTCTTAAACTACAATGAAATACATAAAGAGGATAAAGTACGTATTTTTACAGATTTTGGAAATATTGATATTTTGTTGTTTAAAGAAACAAGATTTCATCGTTCTAACTTCATCTTTTTAACCAAACAAAAATATTTTGACGGCACCCAATTTTACCGTGTAGTTCCAAACTTTATTATTCAAGGTGGCAATGGAGATGATAAGTTAACCCCTAAAAAACGCGCGTATATTGGCAAATATTTATTACCACCAGATACAAAAAGAGGTTTTAAGCACCATAGAGGAGTAGTTTCTATGCCTAGTAGTGAAATTAAAAATCCTCACAAATTAGCATCTCCTTATGAGTTTTTTATTGTACAACAAAAAGGTGGTGCTTACCATTTAGATGGCGATTATACGGTTTTTGGAAAAGTAATAAAAGGTATGGATGTAGTTGATAAAATTGCTGCAGTTGATACTGATGATGGTGAATGGCCTATGAAAAATGTATACATAAGAAAAGTAGAGATTATTGAGTAA
- a CDS encoding sugar kinase, translating into MPKKLVTFGEVMMRLSPPGYSKFSQASSFELVYGGGEANVAISCAYLGMKAAHVTRFPDNALGKAATQFLRKHWLSTEHVFYGDKMMGKYFLEKGAVHRPSEVIYEREGSAFSLIKPEMINWEHVLKDADWFHWTGITPAISEGAAQSCLDAIKTANKMGIPVSGDINSRKNMWNYGKTMQEVIPELAQNCDVVITSSRGIQEMFGFGEPGKKFQKSAKELMEHYPKIKKVVRKTRRTISASHHQIQGKIWNGKDYIKSDMLNITHIIDRVGTGDAFASGLIYGLLHYDNDDQAISFATAACALKHTVPGDVNLVSLDNVLSLMEGDTSGAIKR; encoded by the coding sequence ATGCCCAAAAAACTTGTAACATTTGGTGAAGTTATGATGCGTTTATCACCCCCTGGATATTCTAAATTTTCTCAAGCCTCATCTTTTGAATTAGTATATGGTGGTGGAGAAGCCAATGTAGCTATTTCATGTGCTTATCTTGGTATGAAAGCAGCTCATGTTACTCGCTTTCCAGATAATGCTCTTGGTAAAGCGGCTACCCAATTTTTACGTAAACATTGGTTAAGTACAGAACATGTTTTTTATGGTGATAAAATGATGGGTAAATACTTTTTAGAAAAAGGAGCAGTACATAGACCTAGTGAAGTTATTTATGAAAGAGAAGGCTCTGCCTTTTCATTAATTAAACCAGAAATGATTAATTGGGAGCATGTGTTAAAAGATGCCGATTGGTTTCATTGGACGGGGATTACACCTGCCATTTCTGAAGGAGCAGCCCAATCTTGCCTTGATGCTATTAAAACTGCCAACAAAATGGGAATTCCTGTATCGGGCGACATTAATTCACGTAAAAACATGTGGAATTACGGTAAAACTATGCAGGAAGTAATTCCAGAATTAGCTCAAAATTGTGATGTAGTTATTACTAGTAGTAGAGGTATACAAGAAATGTTTGGTTTTGGCGAACCAGGTAAGAAGTTTCAAAAATCGGCTAAAGAATTAATGGAACATTACCCAAAAATAAAAAAGGTAGTAAGAAAAACCCGTAGAACCATAAGTGCATCACACCACCAAATTCAAGGTAAAATTTGGAATGGTAAAGATTATATAAAATCTGATATGCTTAATATTACCCATATAATTGATAGGGTTGGAACAGGAGATGCCTTTGCCTCTGGTTTAATTTACGGGTTGTTGCATTATGATAATGATGATCAGGCTATTAGTTTTGCAACAGCTGCATGTGCCCTTAAACATACGGTTCCTGGTGATGTGAATTTGGTATCTTTAGATAATGTTCTTAGCCTTATGGAAGGTGATACTTCTGGAGCTATTAAACGCTAG
- a CDS encoding RDD family protein, translating to MVELQINTTQNVNINFTAASVGERILAYVIDWIIKIAYIIVTYQLIFNWFKVDELVRGMDNWSQAAIYVSFYLPVIFYTLIFESILDGQTLGKRILKIQVVKIDGYQASLADFVIRWFFRIVDLNIMSGVVALIAIIMSDKNQRLGDMTAGTSVISLKNKVNISHTILEDLKEDYVPTYPNVIKLSDNDARIIKDTFIRAKASKDYPTLIKLRKKIIEVVEIKEVQQKTDVEFIDVILKDYNYYTQNM from the coding sequence ATGGTAGAATTACAAATAAATACAACCCAAAATGTAAATATTAATTTTACAGCTGCCAGTGTGGGCGAACGTATTTTGGCTTATGTAATAGATTGGATTATTAAAATAGCCTACATCATTGTAACCTATCAACTTATTTTTAATTGGTTTAAGGTTGATGAATTGGTTAGAGGCATGGATAATTGGTCTCAAGCAGCTATTTATGTGTCTTTTTATTTGCCTGTAATCTTTTACACCTTAATTTTTGAAAGTATTTTAGACGGACAAACACTTGGCAAGCGTATCTTAAAAATTCAGGTGGTGAAAATTGATGGGTATCAAGCTTCATTAGCAGATTTTGTAATTAGGTGGTTTTTTAGAATTGTAGATTTAAATATAATGAGTGGAGTGGTAGCACTTATAGCTATTATTATGAGCGATAAAAACCAACGTTTAGGTGATATGACAGCGGGAACGTCGGTTATATCACTAAAAAATAAAGTGAATATAAGTCATACTATTTTAGAAGATTTAAAAGAAGATTACGTGCCAACATATCCTAATGTTATTAAGTTATCTGATAACGATGCACGTATTATAAAAGATACTTTTATAAGAGCAAAAGCTTCAAAAGATTATCCAACATTAATTAAACTTAGAAAAAAAATAATAGAAGTGGTTGAAATTAAAGAAGTTCAGCAAAAAACAGATGTTGAGTTTATTGATGTTATTTTAAAAGATTACAACTACTATACACAAAATATGTAA
- a CDS encoding 1-acyl-sn-glycerol-3-phosphate acyltransferase: MGLFKRNPFGHILFLKKWLIRIMGAITHRRFRGFNELQIEGSDIINSLPDKNVLFISNHQTYFADVVAMFHVFNASLSGRVDSIKNVGYLWNPKLNIYYVAAKETMKAGFLPKLLAYAGSVSIERTWRAAGQDVTRQVKMSDISNIGKALDDGWVITFPQGTTTPFKPIRKGTAHIIKRYKPVVVPIVIDGFRRSFDKKGLRIKKKNILQSMEIKEPLQIDYDNETTEEIVKKIEYAIEQHPSFLKVLTPEQIKEQEELNKLREW, from the coding sequence ATGGGATTATTTAAACGAAACCCTTTTGGGCATATACTCTTTTTAAAAAAATGGCTCATCAGAATCATGGGAGCTATTACTCATAGACGCTTTCGCGGATTTAATGAGTTACAGATTGAGGGCTCTGATATTATAAATTCGCTTCCAGATAAAAACGTATTGTTTATTTCTAATCATCAAACGTATTTTGCAGATGTTGTTGCCATGTTTCATGTGTTTAATGCAAGCTTAAGCGGTAGAGTAGATTCTATAAAAAATGTTGGGTATTTGTGGAATCCCAAATTAAATATTTATTATGTAGCCGCTAAAGAAACTATGAAAGCTGGTTTTTTACCAAAACTTTTAGCATATGCTGGTTCTGTAAGTATAGAACGTACATGGAGAGCTGCAGGACAGGATGTTACTCGTCAGGTTAAAATGAGTGATATTTCTAACATAGGAAAGGCGCTTGATGATGGTTGGGTAATTACTTTTCCGCAAGGAACCACAACCCCTTTTAAACCCATTAGAAAAGGTACTGCACACATTATAAAACGTTATAAACCCGTAGTAGTACCCATTGTTATAGATGGATTTAGAAGGTCTTTCGATAAAAAAGGACTCCGAATAAAAAAGAAAAACATTCTTCAATCTATGGAAATTAAAGAACCATTACAGATTGATTACGATAATGAGACAACTGAAGAAATTGTAAAAAAAATAGAATATGCTATAGAGCAGCACCCTTCTTTTTTAAAAGTACTTACTCCAGAACAAATTAAAGAACAAGAAGAACTTAATAAACTTAGAGAGTGGTAA
- a CDS encoding NRAMP family divalent metal transporter: MSKFKSLLKNLGPGLLFASMAIGTSHLVLSTKAGAKYGWLMIIPIILANFFKYPFFEFGIRYTNTTGKSIIEGYKNRGKGYLWLYAFITLATSIATPAALCLITAGLITNLLGVESLSIITVTLLLFVFNSVILIIGKYKLLETTLKYITPILFVALLITTVLVINEGPINPVSNFKPPQIFDELGVLFLVTLIGWMPTAVEASSWISLWSAEKYRINNEKPSLKEALQEFNSGYLITTLLAIFFLIIGCMTLFGSGTELSGNAVTFADQVIQLFTTHIGSWSYVFITVAAFATMFSTCLTAHDAIARVGIDIVEKLMPEHKKFNGRKYYAIGVILLAFINFIMLYALRANMGLIIGVATAVSFVLAPIVGYMNLKNVISFDVPSQYKPSKPMQWLTYIGIFFLSLLAMYYGWILISRI, from the coding sequence ATGTCTAAATTTAAAAGCCTGCTTAAAAACCTGGGACCAGGGCTGTTGTTTGCAAGTATGGCTATTGGTACATCACATTTAGTACTTTCAACTAAAGCTGGCGCTAAATATGGCTGGCTTATGATAATTCCTATCATTTTAGCCAACTTTTTTAAATATCCCTTTTTTGAATTTGGAATACGGTACACCAATACCACAGGAAAAAGTATCATTGAAGGTTATAAAAATAGAGGTAAAGGGTATTTATGGTTATACGCATTTATTACATTAGCTACATCAATAGCAACACCAGCAGCACTTTGCTTAATTACAGCTGGTCTTATAACTAATCTTTTAGGTGTTGAAAGCCTTTCAATTATTACAGTAACCCTTTTATTATTTGTTTTTAATAGTGTGATTTTAATTATTGGAAAGTATAAACTATTAGAAACTACCTTAAAGTATATAACGCCTATTTTGTTTGTAGCTTTATTAATTACTACAGTGTTGGTTATTAATGAAGGACCAATAAATCCTGTTTCAAATTTTAAACCACCACAAATTTTTGATGAATTGGGAGTGCTTTTCCTTGTTACTTTAATTGGATGGATGCCCACTGCTGTAGAAGCAAGCAGTTGGATAAGTCTTTGGAGTGCCGAAAAGTATAGAATTAATAATGAAAAACCTTCACTAAAAGAAGCGCTTCAGGAATTTAATTCTGGTTATTTAATAACAACATTACTTGCTATTTTCTTTCTCATAATTGGTTGTATGACACTTTTTGGTTCGGGAACAGAATTAAGTGGTAATGCCGTAACCTTTGCAGACCAAGTTATACAACTGTTTACAACACATATAGGTAGTTGGTCTTATGTTTTTATTACTGTAGCTGCTTTTGCAACCATGTTTAGTACCTGTTTAACGGCTCACGATGCTATTGCACGGGTTGGTATTGATATTGTTGAAAAGCTAATGCCAGAACATAAAAAGTTTAATGGTAGAAAGTACTATGCTATAGGTGTTATTCTTTTAGCTTTTATTAATTTTATTATGCTTTATGCGCTTAGAGCTAATATGGGATTAATTATTGGTGTAGCCACAGCAGTTTCATTTGTATTAGCACCCATTGTTGGTTATATGAATCTTAAAAACGTTATAAGTTTTGATGTGCCTTCCCAATATAAACCAAGTAAACCCATGCAGTGGTTAACATATATAGGTATTTTCTTTTTGTCCTTATTAGCCATGTATTATGGGTGGATACTTATAAGTAGAATATGA
- a CDS encoding trimeric intracellular cation channel family protein, translating into MFYTIDILGTIAFAISGVLVAFNKKMDLFGVLIIAFVTAVGGGTLRDLLIGNTPVGWMNDMTYTYVIITSAVFAIIFRSKINYLRTSLFLFDTIGIGLYTVVGIEKGIQADLHPIICIALGTMTASFGGVIRDILCNEIPVIFRKEIYATACIAGGIIYFLLNQFPIQENIVFLIAGSVVIAIRLLAVKFEIMLPNIYKD; encoded by the coding sequence ATGTTTTACACTATAGATATATTAGGTACCATTGCTTTTGCTATTTCTGGTGTTTTGGTAGCTTTTAATAAGAAAATGGATTTGTTTGGGGTGCTAATTATAGCCTTTGTTACGGCAGTTGGCGGAGGCACTCTAAGAGATTTGCTTATTGGTAACACACCTGTAGGTTGGATGAATGATATGACTTACACCTATGTAATTATAACATCGGCAGTTTTTGCTATTATTTTCAGGAGTAAAATAAATTATTTAAGAACATCGTTGTTTTTGTTTGATACTATTGGGATTGGTTTATATACGGTTGTGGGTATAGAAAAAGGTATACAAGCAGATTTACACCCCATAATTTGTATAGCTTTAGGGACTATGACTGCTAGTTTTGGAGGTGTTATTCGCGATATTTTATGCAATGAAATTCCTGTTATTTTCCGTAAAGAAATTTATGCAACTGCATGTATTGCTGGAGGTATTATTTACTTTTTATTAAACCAATTTCCTATTCAAGAAAATATAGTGTTTTTAATAGCGGGTTCTGTAGTAATAGCTATTAGGTTGTTGGCGGTAAAGTTTGAAATTATGTTACCTAATATTTATAAAGATTAA
- a CDS encoding CoA pyrophosphatase, which yields MKLVSKIENIPLPAETSQFKMVPPYRHELMKHQKNAMKQAKKAGVLALFYPDNNLKTKLVLILRKTYKGVHSAQISFPGGKLEKQDKTLKHTAVRETFEEIGVPKNNIKVVKQLTEVYIPPSNFYVQPFMGITEETPKFKKQENEVEAIIEVDLLHFLDSKSVVTNRVTTSYSVDVEVPAFKLNGHIVWGATAMMLSEVKDIINQL from the coding sequence TTGAAATTAGTTTCAAAAATAGAAAATATACCACTTCCAGCCGAAACATCGCAGTTTAAAATGGTGCCACCTTATCGTCACGAATTGATGAAACACCAAAAAAACGCTATGAAACAGGCTAAAAAAGCAGGAGTTTTAGCTTTGTTTTATCCAGATAACAATTTAAAAACTAAACTGGTTTTAATATTAAGAAAAACTTATAAGGGAGTACATTCTGCACAAATAAGTTTTCCTGGTGGAAAATTAGAGAAACAAGATAAAACCTTAAAACATACGGCAGTTAGAGAAACTTTTGAAGAAATTGGAGTACCAAAAAACAACATAAAAGTAGTAAAACAATTAACCGAAGTTTATATACCACCAAGTAATTTTTATGTGCAACCGTTTATGGGTATTACAGAAGAAACGCCTAAGTTTAAAAAGCAAGAGAATGAAGTAGAGGCTATTATTGAGGTAGATTTGCTTCATTTTTTAGATAGTAAAAGTGTAGTTACAAATAGGGTAACTACATCTTATAGTGTTGATGTTGAGGTGCCTGCGTTTAAATTAAACGGGCATATAGTTTGGGGGGCTACCGCCATGATGCTTAGTGAAGTTAAAGACATTATAAATCAGCTTTAG
- a CDS encoding TonB-dependent receptor: MKQLTIILISLISFQFQAQTEINGKVYNAKKQPITGANIYIEGTYDGSTSDESGSFSFKTTETGTKTLVVSYVSYETYRMVGDVSYMKDLTITLREDVNTLDAVVLSAGTFAAGDNSKVNVLKPLDVVTTASAMGDFVGALQTLPGTSTVSEDGRLFVRGGDANETQIFIDGIRVFTPYTPTTNNTPTRGRYSPFLFDGITFSTGGYSAEFGQALSSVLLLNTIDEPDQEKTDIGIMSVGATLGNTQKWKKSSLSVNASYINLAPYMALFPDRNDWKKPFETVSGEAVFRQKTDNGLFKLYGAFDASNFELTQDDINYDDGIHFKLNNNNIYINGSYNGKLNSTWSFFSGLSYTRANNSSSFDVNDVDNTENSLHTKMKFKNRISNRFKLYFGAEYFATDFEETFKNTSVDIENYGYNNNIAAAFAEADIFISKQLAFKTGLRAEYSEVFKDLTVAPRLSLAYKTSGKSQLSLAYGNFYQNPSSEILKFEQNLSPQNTSHYILNYQYNADNRIFRAEAYYKKYDNLVKYDTDFASLDSNFNNNGDGFAKGIDFFWRDSNTIKNFDYWVSYSFLDTKRNYNNYTIEAQPNFANKHNLSVVGKYWVNKWRSQIGFSYGHASGRTYTNPNKSGFLNEKTKAFNSLSLNWAYLISPQKILYASVNNALGFKNINGYQYANTPDTSGHFSRRALKPAADQFFFIGFFWTISEDKKSNQLDNL, encoded by the coding sequence ATGAAACAACTAACCATTATTTTAATTAGTTTAATTAGCTTTCAATTTCAGGCGCAAACCGAAATAAACGGAAAAGTTTACAATGCCAAAAAACAACCTATTACGGGAGCAAATATTTATATTGAAGGCACTTATGACGGAAGCACCTCTGATGAATCTGGTAGCTTTTCTTTTAAAACTACAGAAACTGGCACTAAAACGTTAGTTGTTTCATACGTATCTTATGAAACTTACAGAATGGTTGGAGATGTGTCTTACATGAAAGATTTAACTATTACACTAAGAGAAGATGTAAACACCTTAGATGCCGTTGTATTATCTGCAGGTACGTTTGCCGCAGGCGATAATAGTAAAGTAAATGTTTTAAAACCGCTAGATGTAGTTACTACCGCTAGTGCCATGGGCGATTTTGTTGGAGCACTACAAACCTTACCAGGAACCTCAACAGTATCAGAAGACGGACGCTTATTTGTGCGTGGTGGCGATGCTAATGAAACTCAAATTTTTATTGATGGTATTCGTGTTTTTACACCCTATACTCCAACCACTAATAACACACCTACACGCGGACGTTACTCGCCTTTTTTATTTGATGGTATAACCTTTTCTACCGGAGGATATTCTGCCGAATTTGGGCAGGCACTCTCAAGCGTATTATTACTTAACACTATTGATGAACCAGACCAAGAAAAAACAGACATTGGTATTATGAGTGTTGGAGCCACTTTAGGAAACACCCAAAAATGGAAAAAAAGTTCTTTAAGTGTTAATGCTTCATACATTAATTTAGCGCCGTATATGGCTCTGTTTCCTGATAGAAACGATTGGAAAAAACCTTTTGAAACCGTTTCTGGCGAAGCCGTATTTAGACAGAAAACCGATAACGGACTATTTAAATTATACGGTGCTTTTGATGCTTCTAATTTTGAATTAACTCAAGATGATATTAATTATGATGATGGCATACATTTTAAACTAAATAATAATAACATTTATATTAATGGGTCTTACAATGGAAAGTTAAATAGTACTTGGAGCTTTTTTAGCGGTTTAAGTTATACCCGTGCCAACAACAGTTCTAGTTTTGATGTGAATGATGTGGATAACACCGAAAATTCATTACACACTAAAATGAAGTTTAAAAACCGTATTAGCAACCGCTTTAAACTCTATTTTGGAGCCGAATATTTTGCTACAGATTTTGAAGAAACTTTTAAAAACACATCGGTTGATATAGAAAACTACGGATACAACAATAACATTGCTGCTGCTTTTGCAGAAGCTGATATTTTTATTTCAAAACAATTAGCCTTTAAAACAGGGTTAAGAGCAGAATACAGTGAGGTTTTTAAAGATTTAACTGTAGCACCTAGATTGTCGTTAGCCTACAAAACCTCTGGTAAGAGTCAGTTATCATTAGCTTATGGAAACTTTTACCAAAACCCATCAAGTGAGATTTTAAAATTTGAACAAAACCTAAGCCCTCAAAATACTTCGCATTATATTTTAAACTACCAATACAATGCTGATAATAGAATTTTTAGAGCTGAAGCCTACTATAAAAAATATGATAATTTAGTAAAGTATGATACCGATTTTGCCAGTTTAGACAGTAATTTTAATAATAATGGCGATGGTTTTGCAAAAGGTATTGATTTCTTTTGGAGAGACAGCAACACTATTAAAAATTTCGATTATTGGGTGAGCTATTCATTTCTAGACACTAAACGAAATTATAATAACTACACTATAGAGGCACAACCTAATTTTGCCAACAAGCACAACCTATCTGTTGTTGGGAAATATTGGGTAAATAAATGGCGCAGTCAAATAGGTTTTAGTTATGGGCACGCTTCTGGTAGAACTTATACTAACCCCAATAAATCTGGGTTTTTAAACGAAAAAACCAAAGCTTTTAATAGTTTAAGTTTAAATTGGGCTTATTTAATTTCGCCTCAAAAAATATTGTACGCCTCTGTAAACAATGCGTTAGGGTTTAAAAACATTAATGGATATCAATATGCCAATACCCCAGACACAAGCGGTCATTTTAGCAGACGCGCCCTAAAACCAGCAGCAGACCAATTCTTTTTTATTGGCTTCTTTTGGACTATTAGTGAAGACAAGAAAAGTAATCAATTAGACAATTTGTAA
- a CDS encoding stage II sporulation protein M → MREVAFIKQNKEKWLNFEKAIFGKTLKNPDELASLYIHLVNDLSYAQTYYPKSKTVLYLNNLAAKAFQKIYKTKRQDTNRFVHFWKIEVPLIVYQYRRYVLYAFLIFLSFVAIGALSAAFDDSFVRLILGDHYVNMTLENIEKGDPVAVYKSGSNWGSAFGITLNNLYVGISSFIFGVFGGLGTGYYVLNNGIMLGAFQYMFYKHGVLWESVRGIWIHGAMEIFAIIIEAAAGFMLGASILFPKTYSRMTSFKMGVKDGVKILISTFPFTIAAGILEGYVTRYSNIMPNWLSVGIILITLSIISFYYLIYPFILHKKLKNKHAII, encoded by the coding sequence ATGAGAGAAGTAGCCTTTATTAAACAGAATAAAGAAAAATGGCTAAACTTTGAAAAAGCCATTTTTGGAAAAACTTTAAAAAACCCAGACGAACTAGCCTCACTTTACATTCATTTAGTAAATGATCTTTCCTATGCACAAACTTACTACCCTAAAAGTAAAACCGTTCTTTATTTGAACAATTTGGCGGCTAAAGCCTTTCAAAAAATTTATAAAACTAAACGGCAAGACACTAACCGGTTTGTTCATTTCTGGAAAATTGAAGTACCACTAATTGTGTACCAATACAGACGTTACGTGCTCTATGCCTTTCTTATTTTTTTAAGTTTTGTTGCCATTGGAGCGCTTTCGGCAGCATTTGATGATTCTTTTGTTAGACTTATTCTAGGAGATCATTATGTAAATATGACTTTAGAAAATATTGAAAAAGGAGATCCTGTTGCAGTTTATAAAAGTGGGAGTAATTGGGGAAGCGCATTTGGTATTACTTTAAACAATCTTTATGTTGGTATTAGCTCTTTTATTTTTGGCGTTTTTGGTGGCTTAGGAACTGGTTATTATGTTTTAAACAACGGTATTATGCTAGGGGCTTTTCAGTATATGTTTTATAAACATGGAGTGCTTTGGGAAAGTGTTCGTGGTATTTGGATTCATGGTGCTATGGAAATTTTTGCTATAATTATTGAAGCTGCTGCTGGTTTTATGTTAGGTGCCAGTATTTTATTCCCTAAAACATATTCTAGAATGACATCTTTTAAAATGGGTGTTAAAGATGGGGTTAAAATACTTATTAGCACCTTTCCATTTACTATTGCTGCTGGCATTTTAGAAGGTTATGTTACTCGTTACTCTAACATAATGCCCAATTGGTTATCGGTTGGTATTATTTTAATAACCCTTAGTATTATTTCATTTTACTATTTAATATACCCATTTATTTTACATAAAAAATTAAAAAACAAACATGCAATTATATAA
- a CDS encoding DUF4350 domain-containing protein, with amino-acid sequence MNKTLKIYVGLLILLFVVVIIIDFSRPKPINWTPTYNELHKRPYGTYILYDQLKNLFPNSEVKNIKVTPYEYFDGFYSWEDSLYNTNGTYMLIDNYADVDDVSAQEILDFASHGNDIFISSNYPPSKILDSLSIDIKNQYNFKGKAELSFTNPILKKDSITIEKGLSNYYISKLDSSATTVLGYQKFDTINRINYIKVQHGLGNVFLHLQPVVFTNYHLLKKNNKKYAAAVLSYLNDETIHFDSPNKVDANLSRSPLRFILSKPALRNAWWLALATLVLFMVFNAKRRQRIVKIIKPLENSTVAFTKTIGNLYYETKDHNTIIEKKITYFLEHLRRTFFVDTELLDDKFVKNLSLKANKNKKDIQLLITLILNLKAKSNCTEADLLKLNKAIEDFYTK; translated from the coding sequence ATGAACAAAACATTAAAAATATACGTTGGTTTACTTATACTACTTTTTGTGGTAGTTATTATTATTGATTTTTCTAGACCAAAGCCTATTAATTGGACTCCCACTTACAATGAGTTACACAAAAGACCTTATGGCACATATATTTTGTATGACCAACTAAAAAACTTATTCCCTAATAGCGAGGTAAAAAACATAAAAGTAACTCCTTACGAGTATTTTGATGGTTTTTATAGTTGGGAAGATAGCCTTTACAACACGAATGGCACCTACATGCTTATTGATAATTATGCAGACGTAGATGATGTTTCGGCACAAGAAATATTAGACTTTGCATCACACGGAAATGATATTTTTATTTCATCTAATTATCCTCCATCAAAAATTTTAGATTCGCTTTCTATAGATATTAAAAACCAATATAATTTTAAAGGAAAAGCCGAACTAAGCTTTACAAACCCCATACTTAAAAAAGATTCTATTACAATAGAGAAAGGTTTAAGCAACTACTATATTTCAAAATTAGATTCATCTGCAACCACAGTTTTAGGATATCAAAAATTTGATACCATTAACAGAATTAATTACATAAAAGTACAACACGGTTTAGGCAATGTGTTTTTACACTTACAGCCCGTAGTTTTTACAAATTACCATTTATTAAAAAAGAATAATAAAAAATATGCTGCGGCAGTACTATCGTATTTAAATGATGAAACCATTCATTTTGATTCTCCTAATAAAGTTGATGCTAATTTAAGTAGATCTCCTTTACGCTTTATACTAAGTAAACCAGCCTTAAGAAATGCATGGTGGCTTGCCCTAGCAACCTTAGTGTTATTTATGGTTTTTAATGCCAAACGTAGGCAACGTATTGTAAAAATTATTAAGCCACTTGAAAATTCAACAGTGGCTTTTACTAAAACCATTGGTAATTTATATTACGAAACCAAAGACCATAATACAATTATTGAGAAAAAAATAACGTACTTTTTAGAACATTTAAGACGAACATTTTTTGTTGACACAGAACTATTAGACGATAAATTTGTAAAAAACCTGAGTTTAAAAGCAAATAAAAACAAGAAAGACATACAGCTTTTAATAACGCTTATTTTAAATTTAAAAGCCAAAAGTAACTGCACCGAAGCAGATTTACTTAAACTAAACAAAGCAATTGAAGATTTTTATACCAAATAA